CAAATGGTCTACATGAAAAAAAACGACCCTTTTCAAACGCCCCTCCTCTGCTGACTTTGTCTGATCTaacctgttgttgttttcatacaCATGGCAGATCATTTCCACAGCTCTCTGTTCCACTTTATTCCTCCAGGTGTCCAGCCCTGATGGGCAGGGGAGGCCGTGCGCCTGTTAATGAGCAGAGACTTGACACAGTCAGAATCACCTTTGAAGCTGAGCAACACAAACCTCAAAAGGGGCCATCGTCTTGTCATGAGatattttttacagctttttcccTATATCATAGTATTTTCCAAAATGGTGACTATTGTGGGCCAATGAAATCCATTAGTAGCTTTATTTAGTTTAGATTTATTGACTAACAAATGTGTTGCTTTAATTTGTGTGTTAGTATGTATGAGTTATAAATGATAACGTGTGGATCCCAACATAATCGGCCAGAATTTTAAGAGTAGGGCTTCAGTATTTGGCTTTGGCAGGGAAGAGGGAAACAATCAGTTAATTCAGGAAAGGCCAATAAAGCTGCCCCCTCGGTCTTGTTTAAGATCCTGTTGTGGCCTCAGTATGCACATTTACCGTAAAAGATggttattttaacataaaatgcCATTCTAAAGTCTgatatgcaaaaatatatatagtttcagtctctcttttacggactgAATTAGAACTTATTTTGAGATATCTTGAATAACGGCCATGAGTAAATACCCTCAATGTTTAAACCCAAATCATGCTGAATCTGTTATTTTAGCTTGTTAAATGACTAGAAGCTCGATGAACTCGGTTGTGGAGTTCCATCTTGCATAAGTAGCAGCTTGCCGGGTGGCCGCCTCCAGCCGGGCCAAGTCCTCATAGTAATCGTATGTATTCTGATAGCTTGTGGTGAGACCTAATAAAAGTCATATGAATCATGAAGCGGCAGTGTCACCTCTCTGGCAACCATGTCGTCCCTAATGAGGATGAAGTCGATGTGCTGGTGAGCGGCAATGCCCAACTCGTTCTGGATGCTCTGAAGGTCTGCTGCAATGTCTGGCAGAGTGGACGACTCTGCCCAGCGGTGGCTGCACAGAACACAAAGAGTGTCAGccaagaaacacagacacaccgTGACAACCTGTCAGAGGCATCTCGACTCTGGATTCCAGTTTTGGGTAGCGAGTGCACAGGATGTTTTTATGGGCTGGTATGAAAATAAACTTGACATACCTGACAAGGAACTTGAGCAGCTTGCATCCATGGTAGTTAGGATACAGGATTTCAGATCCTGACGCCGTTGTTAATATAGGAACAATTTCTTCAAGTAGAACAgaagatgaaacaaaaacagattagATGAGATccagaaaatattaataacatcaTGCACATATGGCTTTCTGTACTCCtacctgtttgtttttgcaggaAGAGCCCCGCTACCAGGCACTTGGCAGATTCAATGGTCCTCACAATGTTTGTGGAACGCACactaaaaatggaaaaaagaggTCACGGACGGCAGCCAACTTAAAAAAGGTAAGCATTTAAGCTGTTATCGTTTGTACTGCTCTCATAAGCACAATGTATCAAAACTGTGGTTTACAGAAAACTGCAAGTGGCTCTTGCtactctttgtttgtttgttgtgtgagctgggtgaaattgaaaatgaggtgcactttttgttttactgtcctgtctacgaggacataagggatgtcctctttagtaaaatgacttccatttatgttgatttcttttggctggatggcTATGAAAAACTCgagttgtgtttttggaaaggaaccttctatgtagcagattttatttgccaggcctgggagagaaggcagaatgttttgtttaagattgagcgatgaagcaaccggttgttttgtaatcaaatgtgacttgatgagatgtggatccactgcagctgtattgttggtgtcttgtaaacccatgagggttgggcacgttctgtgcatgacacgaaaaaaaataaatatctatctatctgtctatctatctatctatctatctatatgaTTTGCAAAACTTACTAGACCTCAGCTGGGCTGAAGGTGGAGCTGAGGAAATGGGTCTCCTCGATGTATCTCCTCCTGAGCTTTTTGCCCAGCTCATACAGCTGCTGCATGCCAATCGTGGTCAGCTGACCGGGGAACGTGCCACCCTGCCAATTGTGACAAACAGGATCAGGTTTCACTCAGAGATGTGGccgaacaaacacacaactgctATGGCATGCAGGAATCAAGGGTGAATGTGGTACAAGGATGGCAGGAGTCCACATTGTGGGAATTAGTTTCAAAGCTAAATCCCATAAACCTCTTTAGCAGAGCAGCTAACTCAGCACAGGAAACTGCCATTTTTTATGGACAGAGGCTGGCAAACATATCTCACTTGGAAGCTTCACACACAGTTCAACATTGTTACTGAGAGGTTTTGAATAAATGAACCTGTTTTAATTTCATCTGTAATGCTTTGTAATGAATCCTAGAGGCCACTAGAGGGAAGGTTTCTGAATCCACAAGGTGCATCGCATCGATAAagcaaaaaacatctaaatataAAGGAGACTACACAAAGTATGTCAATTATGTTGCACACAGGTAATCaaataacattaaacaaaaagcacagtaAAAGGTTCAAGTGAACTATGCCAGATTGCTCAATGTCAGAGCCCTGTCCAGGAACACCTAAAGAGATGTTTGACACATTTCCAGGTGGTCCCTCTATATCATCTTCACACAAAGCCTCTTAACAAGAACCAACTAGACAAGTCGCTGGACCTTAATTTCTTCCTTCAGCTCCTTTCTTATCCGACCACATTCTACAACACAAAGCACACCTACGTTCAGCACGTTTTTCCGATAGCTGTCTTCTACAGGAGCTGGGGGTCTAGGGCCACCGTCAAGGTTTTTCACTTCATAGTTGATGTGGGTGTGTGCTGGAGGCTCCAAGAGTGTTGCCGCCCATTCGACCTTGACCCCAACAAAGAATTGTTATACATACATCATCTTTATAGACACAAGCACTGAACAagttgatgaataaaaaaaaaaggggttttaCCTCCATTACATCAGGTATTGACTTTAGAGGCGTTCTAGCACCATGTCGGAACAGGACTTGGACCAATTTTAGCTCGTAGGGAGAACTAGGATTTGTATAAGCAGAGGTGCAACTGGAAGCAACCTGGTCAGAGTCAGCTTGCTTCTGTGACCACAGCATTGACCCAAAAGCCACTGACATGGAACCTAAAACACCTGCTTTGGTCCAAAGATTCCTCATGGCTAAGCTGTGAAATAAACAGACATATTGTTATTAGTGTCTTAATTAACTACACAGGCATTACTGTTAATATTAAGAGGAAGGTTAAGAAAAACTTTTATCATAATGACAGTAATGTttacataaatcattttcagaAGCAATATCCACTGTTGGAAACAATCTGGTACATTCCTTGCTGATAAAAAACTGACTTTGTCCTCAGATTTGAAGACCTAGTTTCATTCCCTCGGCTCACCTTATCTGGGTGAACCAAAGTAGATGTTTCCTCCTTACCCGGCGTCTCTTTCTTACCTATGCTTATGTCATATACCCGCTAGAGGTTAATGTAACCAGTTTATCATatacacatctgtgtgtttcattaaaCTTAAGCATGCACTGATACCGATATCCggccgatactgactcaaatagttAAATACTCAATACGTTATATTCTGGAATTTGAATTACTGTTTAAGTTTTGACCTATTTGTTGCTGCTTCAAAAAAGGTCTACACTTCGCCCATGTTTTAAGGAATAatatgttgtataaatcaaGCTATTAATGAAATATGAACTAATCTCTCTGTAAAACCCTTCAGAACATATAAAGATGAAAGTATGCTGTATGTCAGACTTCCTGCTTAAAGTATGAGAAAAACTTAATTGTGAGAAAACAGCCCTTTAAAAAGGTATGtattgtaaaatgacatacattttgcaAAACACTACAAGTAAATAGGGTAAATATTTCATATCACCATAACACTTCCCTAGTTAATTACTTACTTACATAAGACCATTACTTTTTGCATTATAAGTTATCTCAattgtaatgtttaaatatgtaaatgaggcattatctaatggataagaaataacatttattttaggcACTTAatagtatatatgtgtatacatacacacacacatatatactatTTAGTGCCTTATACTATTAAGTACACACTCAGTAGCTCCCTCACAAAAGGAGAAAGTCTAAGCTTGTATTGTACAGCTACATGCATTACTAGAATAATTGCAAAaagcaacatatatatatactgtttgttTGGAAATGCTCAACGCAATCTCTCAAATTCAAGCACGTTGAGAGAACATGTTTGTGCGCAGGGCTAGCTCGGTGCCACACATCGTGACAACATGAGGTCTGACCTCGGTCGCGACAGTCGTCCTAGCTAGCTGCACCATGACAACGAGGCTCTCTCGTTAGACGGTTAAACTAACGGTCAGACGTTAGTTAGCACACTAGCTACTCACTTTATGAATCGAAGTTCTTCGGCGTCTCTCGATGGAAAACACGGCGTTGTGTAAACGATAAATTCTCATAACATTAGGCAACTCTGCTCACCGCTTCAAGTCAAAGACATGCCGGGAACTGTAGGGTAGCAAATTCAACTCTACGTTCAAAGTAAAGGTAATAGCTAGGTGGACAGAACTACGTTTCCCGGCATGCACAGTGGGAAtctatcttcttcttcttttattaaaaagaagGTAGAAAAGATGCATCAAAGCGCGCTAGTGCCACCTACAGGTGTATCAGTGTAATTACTTAATCGTAAAAAAGACATTACAACATCT
The Anoplopoma fimbria isolate UVic2021 breed Golden Eagle Sablefish chromosome 16, Afim_UVic_2022, whole genome shotgun sequence genome window above contains:
- the acp6 gene encoding lysophosphatidic acid phosphatase type 6 isoform X1, yielding MRNLWTKAGVLGSMSVAFGSMLWSQKQADSDQVASSCTSAYTNPSSPYELKLVQVLFRHGARTPLKSIPDVMEVEWAATLLEPPAHTHINYEVKNLDGGPRPPAPVEDSYRKNVLNGGTFPGQLTTIGMQQLYELGKKLRRRYIEETHFLSSTFSPAEVYVRSTNIVRTIESAKCLVAGLFLQKQTEIVPILTTASGSEILYPNYHGCKLLKFLVSHRWAESSTLPDIAADLQSIQNELGIAAHQHIDFILIRDDMVAREAHGLPCPSGLDTWRNKVEQRAVEMICHVYENNNSRENLQLCVGPLLHSFLTNIEEKLEGTVSEPDRKLFLYSAHDTTLIPCLMALGIYDMRWPPFAADITMELHQHRETNKSFVKVSYIGQDQLIPGCSGVYCPLEEFKQALSAYSLNSEGYQSLCNSTEGLTKP
- the acp6 gene encoding lysophosphatidic acid phosphatase type 6 isoform X2, which produces MRNLWTKAGVLGSMSVAFGSMLWSQKQADSDQVASSCTSAYTNPSSPYELKLVQVLFRHGARTPLKSIPDVMEVEWAATLLEPPAHTHINYEVKNLDGGPRPPAPVEDSYRKNVLNGGTFPGQLTTIGMQQLYELGKKLRRRYIEETHFLSSTFSPAEVYVRSTNIVRTIESAKCLVAGLFLQKQTEIVPILTTASGSEILYPNYHGCKLLKFLVSHRWAESSTLPDIAADLQSIQNELGIAAHQHIDFILIRDDMVAREAHGLPCPSGLDTWRNKVEQRAVEMICHVYENNNRENLQLCVGPLLHSFLTNIEEKLEGTVSEPDRKLFLYSAHDTTLIPCLMALGIYDMRWPPFAADITMELHQHRETNKSFVKVSYIGQDQLIPGCSGVYCPLEEFKQALSAYSLNSEGYQSLCNSTEGLTKP